One window of Mucilaginibacter inviolabilis genomic DNA carries:
- a CDS encoding alpha/beta hydrolase-fold protein, producing the protein MKKPITLFTVLLICLAGSTLAQRKPLNIIRDSIYSNILREKRSIEIVLPEGYSGTAAAKYDVIYITDGEWNTQIVGNIERFLEIQFIPANIMVSLPNTMLQGQNMRGRDLTPTRADGDPQSGGAANYIAFIKTELMPYINKKYRTTGMNTYHGGSYGGLFGMYMLMKEPQLFQSYLLADPSFWWDKDYLPKLVRDSISKIDLNNTTLLITGREGEPAREQRINIMDSILQKAASVGFHYKRLLYNDETHNSMIFRTVYDGLKLTYHGYSKEGLNFYPEGGVLMRDKPFKMRFQGDFVKELHYTTDGSVPTMASPKMNGNDLTLNNITQLNFKELTYRPGYEQQGSANFIIGDALPASPKLKNFSPGGWNYAYYEGNWNTLPDFKKLKPLKKGWAGKDFELSKLPKQQNFACVFSGQLEIAQTGYYIFGLRGDCESRMYINNQLILTQQTAGIKSYLLPLQKGFYSIKVEYLEKQGKQPSLDILYAPENGNGGIIPMELRYGDVR; encoded by the coding sequence ATGAAAAAACCTATCACTTTGTTTACTGTTCTGCTGATTTGTTTAGCAGGCAGCACTTTGGCGCAACGCAAGCCGCTGAATATTATTCGCGATAGTATTTACTCCAACATACTCAGAGAAAAACGATCGATAGAGATTGTACTGCCAGAGGGTTACAGTGGTACCGCCGCCGCCAAATACGATGTTATTTATATTACCGATGGTGAATGGAATACACAGATAGTAGGCAATATTGAGCGCTTTTTAGAGATCCAGTTTATACCGGCCAATATTATGGTTAGCTTGCCTAATACCATGCTGCAAGGCCAAAATATGCGCGGGCGCGATCTTACACCTACCCGGGCCGACGGTGATCCGCAATCGGGCGGGGCGGCCAATTACATTGCCTTTATAAAAACGGAGTTGATGCCTTACATTAACAAAAAATACCGTACTACCGGCATGAATACTTATCATGGCGGTTCATATGGCGGCCTGTTTGGCATGTATATGCTAATGAAAGAGCCCCAGCTGTTTCAATCGTATTTGCTGGCTGATCCAAGTTTTTGGTGGGATAAGGATTATCTGCCCAAACTGGTACGCGATAGTATAAGTAAGATCGACTTAAACAACACCACTTTGCTAATCACCGGGCGCGAGGGAGAGCCGGCCCGCGAGCAGCGGATAAATATCATGGATTCGATACTGCAAAAGGCGGCTTCTGTTGGGTTTCATTATAAACGATTGCTGTATAATGATGAAACACATAACAGTATGATTTTTCGTACGGTGTATGATGGGTTAAAATTAACTTACCATGGGTACAGCAAAGAGGGTTTGAATTTTTATCCCGAGGGCGGCGTACTGATGAGAGACAAGCCTTTTAAGATGCGTTTCCAGGGTGATTTTGTGAAAGAGCTGCATTACACCACCGATGGCAGCGTGCCTACTATGGCATCGCCTAAAATGAATGGTAATGATTTGACGCTTAATAATATTACACAATTAAACTTTAAAGAACTTACCTATCGCCCGGGATATGAACAGCAGGGGAGTGCTAATTTTATCATAGGTGATGCCCTGCCCGCAAGCCCTAAGCTCAAAAACTTCAGCCCCGGCGGCTGGAATTACGCTTATTACGAGGGTAACTGGAACACCCTGCCCGACTTTAAAAAGTTAAAGCCGCTAAAAAAAGGCTGGGCGGGTAAAGACTTCGAGCTGAGCAAGTTGCCAAAACAGCAAAATTTCGCCTGTGTGTTTAGCGGGCAATTGGAAATAGCACAAACAGGCTATTACATTTTTGGATTGCGCGGCGATTGTGAGTCCAGGATGTACATCAATAACCAGTTGATACTTACCCAGCAAACGGCAGGTATTAAATCGTACCTGCTACCCTTACAAAAAGGGTTTTACAGCATTAAGGTTGAATACCTGGAGAAACAAGGCAAGCAACCATCGCTCGATATTCTTTACGCGCCTGAAAATGGCAATGGCGGCATAATACCCATGGAACTGCGTTATGGGGATGTGAGATAA
- a CDS encoding DinB family protein encodes MTAKSKTEVWLRGPWDDVPGLLQPVAHALLQAREELQELMADFPDRLLWQKVAGMASPGFHLQHLTGVLNRLFTYARGEMLTAEQLDYLSAEGNATENITTAGLVQRFDKEVSKAIAQLLATDEQTLKQFRGVGRAQLPSTVIGLYVHSAEHTMRHLGQLLVTVKVLRNSL; translated from the coding sequence ATGACAGCAAAAAGCAAAACAGAAGTCTGGCTTCGCGGACCTTGGGATGATGTGCCGGGTCTTCTCCAGCCCGTAGCCCACGCCTTGCTACAAGCCCGGGAAGAGCTACAGGAACTGATGGCCGATTTCCCGGATCGGCTGCTATGGCAAAAGGTAGCAGGTATGGCATCTCCCGGCTTTCATCTGCAGCACTTAACCGGTGTACTAAACCGTCTTTTTACCTATGCCAGAGGCGAAATGCTTACAGCAGAACAACTGGATTACCTGTCGGCTGAAGGGAATGCAACTGAAAATATAACCACCGCTGGTTTGGTTCAGCGATTTGATAAGGAGGTTAGTAAAGCCATTGCCCAGTTGCTAGCAACCGATGAACAGACCTTAAAGCAGTTCCGTGGGGTAGGCCGGGCGCAATTACCATCAACCGTAATAGGCTTGTATGTACATTCTGCCGAACATACCATGAGGCATTTAGGTCAGCTTTTGGTTACGGTTAAAGTATTGAGAAATAGCCTTTAG
- a CDS encoding MFS transporter codes for MLTSVIQLYKQAYSGLSKNSWYLSIVMLINRSGTMVVPFMSIYTIQQLHFTIVQSGWVMAFFGIGAISGAFIGGRLTDKIGFYDIQVGALFIGGILFLVLGYQHTFLSVSIGTFVLSICNESFRPANSTAIAHYSNDENKTRSYSLNRLATNLGWAFGGGLGGFLASFNYHLLFWVDGCTNIFAALLLLKLMPRATIRKTVKDLADKAVASTSAYKDGIYLVFILLSTLFATCFFQFFIMQPVFYNIQWHFNERFIGFLLALNGILIVLVEMILIHKLEGKRNPLTYICTGIIIAGASFAMLNLLPHAAWVAILVVAMITLGEIMSMPFMNAYWINRTTNGNRGEYAALYSMSWSAAQVIAPAVGSQIIAHGGFSTLWWILASVCLVSSSGFFVLKKLSPHTKPIIIKQAD; via the coding sequence ATGTTAACCTCTGTCATCCAATTATACAAACAAGCCTATAGCGGACTATCAAAAAACAGCTGGTACCTAAGCATTGTGATGCTCATTAACCGCAGCGGCACTATGGTAGTACCCTTTATGAGCATATACACCATTCAGCAATTGCATTTTACCATTGTGCAATCAGGTTGGGTGATGGCATTTTTTGGTATTGGGGCCATATCCGGAGCATTCATTGGCGGCAGATTAACCGATAAAATAGGCTTTTACGATATTCAAGTTGGTGCGCTGTTTATTGGAGGCATATTGTTCCTGGTATTGGGTTATCAGCATACTTTTTTGAGCGTGAGCATCGGCACTTTTGTACTGAGCATTTGCAACGAATCATTTCGCCCGGCTAACTCCACAGCCATAGCGCATTACAGCAACGACGAGAACAAGACCCGCTCCTACTCACTCAATCGCTTGGCCACCAACCTAGGCTGGGCTTTTGGCGGCGGATTGGGCGGTTTTCTGGCCTCATTCAACTACCATTTACTTTTTTGGGTTGATGGTTGTACCAATATTTTTGCCGCGCTTCTGCTACTGAAACTGATGCCACGGGCCACGATCAGAAAGACGGTTAAAGATCTGGCCGATAAAGCCGTAGCATCAACCTCTGCCTATAAAGATGGTATCTACCTGGTATTTATCCTGTTGAGCACTTTGTTTGCCACCTGCTTTTTTCAGTTCTTTATTATGCAACCGGTGTTTTACAATATCCAGTGGCATTTCAATGAGCGCTTTATAGGCTTTCTACTGGCACTGAATGGCATCCTTATCGTATTGGTAGAAATGATACTGATCCATAAGCTGGAGGGCAAAAGAAACCCGCTTACGTATATCTGCACAGGTATTATTATAGCAGGCGCCAGCTTTGCAATGTTAAATTTACTGCCACACGCCGCATGGGTAGCTATATTGGTGGTAGCGATGATTACCCTTGGCGAAATCATGAGCATGCCTTTCATGAACGCCTACTGGATAAATCGAACCACTAATGGTAATCGCGGCGAATATGCCGCATTGTACAGTATGTCATGGTCGGCGGCGCAGGTCATAGCTCCCGCGGTTGGCAGTCAAATCATTGCTCATGGTGGTTTTTCGACGTTATGGTGGATACTAGCTTCAGTATGCCTGGTATCCTCAAGTGGCTTTTTTGTGCTGAAAAAGTTGAGTCCGCACACCAAACCAATTATTATTAAACAGGCCGACTAA
- the aroC gene encoding chorismate synthase yields the protein MAGNSFGQIFRITTFGESHGEAIGVIIDGCPAQLPVDLDYIQGELDKRKPGQSKITTQRKESDTVKILSGVFEGKTTGTPIAMLIPNEDQRSKDYSHNVDVFRPSHADYTYQTKYGIRDHRGGGRSSARETAARVAAGALAKLLLKSQGIEIAAHVSSVGTINAPNVSIDSVQEFIDEREKNIVRCADPATAEEMITFIDSVRKDGDTVGGKISCHIKNCPVGLGEPVFDKLHADLGKAMLSINAVHGFEFGSGFAGSEMRGSEHNDIFVKSHLGDISTITNFSGGIQGGISNGMPIEFKIAFKPVATIMKNQATIDSEGNAAEISGKGRHDPCVVPRAVPIVEAMAALVLADHWLRNRNSILS from the coding sequence ATGGCAGGCAACTCATTCGGGCAAATATTCAGGATAACTACCTTTGGCGAATCGCATGGCGAAGCAATTGGGGTAATTATTGATGGATGCCCTGCGCAATTACCAGTCGATCTGGATTATATTCAGGGCGAACTGGATAAACGCAAACCCGGTCAGTCAAAAATAACTACGCAGCGTAAAGAAAGCGATACCGTAAAAATCCTGTCAGGTGTATTTGAAGGTAAAACCACAGGTACGCCAATAGCTATGCTGATCCCTAACGAAGATCAACGCTCCAAAGATTACAGCCATAACGTGGATGTGTTTCGTCCTTCCCATGCCGATTATACTTACCAAACCAAATATGGTATCCGTGATCACCGTGGTGGAGGCCGGTCATCTGCCCGCGAAACCGCTGCACGTGTTGCTGCAGGCGCTTTGGCCAAACTTCTATTAAAAAGTCAGGGTATCGAGATAGCGGCCCATGTAAGCAGTGTAGGTACTATCAATGCGCCTAATGTAAGCATAGACAGCGTACAGGAGTTTATCGACGAACGCGAAAAGAACATTGTGCGTTGCGCTGATCCGGCAACTGCCGAGGAAATGATCACTTTTATTGACAGTGTGCGTAAAGACGGCGATACTGTTGGCGGTAAGATCAGCTGTCATATAAAAAACTGCCCTGTAGGCCTTGGCGAACCAGTATTTGACAAGCTTCACGCCGATCTGGGTAAAGCTATGCTGAGCATTAACGCAGTGCATGGCTTCGAATTCGGCTCGGGCTTTGCCGGCAGCGAAATGCGCGGATCAGAACATAATGACATCTTTGTAAAATCGCATTTAGGCGATATCAGCACCATTACCAATTTTTCTGGTGGTATTCAGGGCGGTATCAGCAATGGCATGCCTATTGAGTTCAAGATTGCCTTTAAACCCGTGGCTACTATCATGAAAAACCAAGCCACTATTGACAGCGAGGGTAATGCTGCCGAAATATCGGGCAAAGGTCGTCATGATCCTTGCGTCGTCCCTCGCGCTGTACCTATTGTTGAAGCCATGGCCGCACTGGTACTGGCCGATCATTGGCTCCGGAACCGAAATTCTATTTTAAGCTGA
- the aroA gene encoding 3-phosphoshikimate 1-carboxyvinyltransferase has product MQNVILKKSNKQISGTVNLTGSKSECNRALVIEALSNGKVKVENVSDAADAVLLAGILRKNQESRVKNQEILAGGEPLTTHYSPLTTVDIGPAGTAMRFLTAYFAIQDNEVILTGSQRMKERPIGILVDALRELGAHIDYEEKEGYPPIKLKGSFGQLTSKISIKGNISSQYITALLLIAARLPFGLELHIEGELTSRPYVEMTLAMLETAGIKHQWQDNVIAITNQEFTTTSIHVEPDWSAASYWYAIAALADQAELFLTGLTPYSLQGDSVITEIMANFGITSQFRDGGVQLTKENKPFNHKVFDLKECPDLAQTIVVVCAALGHEAAFTGLETLKIKETDRILALQTELAKMGVKLIENNEVYQLNCSGKFIPERMFINTYHDHRMAMAFAPLALVIPELEFENGPVVDKSYPAFWTDLAKLGFEVQEIEA; this is encoded by the coding sequence ATGCAAAACGTCATCCTGAAAAAAAGTAATAAGCAAATAAGCGGCACGGTAAATCTCACCGGTTCAAAAAGTGAGTGTAACCGTGCACTGGTGATCGAAGCTTTAAGCAATGGTAAGGTTAAGGTTGAGAACGTATCTGATGCCGCTGATGCAGTATTGCTGGCGGGTATTTTGAGAAAGAATCAAGAGTCAAGAGTCAAGAATCAAGAAATTCTTGCAGGTGGAGAACCGCTCACCACTCACTACTCACCACTCACTACTGTCGACATCGGCCCTGCTGGTACTGCTATGCGTTTTTTAACCGCTTATTTTGCCATACAGGATAATGAAGTCATATTAACTGGCAGCCAAAGGATGAAGGAAAGACCAATAGGTATATTGGTTGATGCGCTGAGAGAGTTAGGTGCCCATATTGATTACGAAGAAAAAGAGGGATATCCTCCAATAAAACTAAAAGGCAGTTTCGGGCAGCTAACTAGTAAGATCAGTATTAAAGGTAACATCAGCAGTCAGTATATTACTGCTTTGTTGCTCATCGCTGCACGGCTGCCTTTTGGTTTGGAACTCCACATTGAAGGTGAGTTAACCTCGCGCCCATATGTAGAAATGACGCTTGCCATGCTGGAAACCGCAGGTATAAAACACCAATGGCAAGATAACGTCATTGCTATAACCAATCAGGAATTTACCACTACCTCTATACATGTGGAACCCGATTGGAGTGCGGCCTCATACTGGTATGCGATAGCGGCACTTGCCGATCAGGCAGAGCTATTTTTGACTGGCTTGACCCCATACAGCTTACAGGGTGACAGTGTGATCACCGAGATTATGGCTAACTTTGGTATCACTTCTCAATTCAGGGATGGTGGTGTTCAGTTAACCAAAGAGAACAAACCTTTTAATCATAAGGTATTCGATCTGAAAGAATGCCCCGATCTGGCACAAACCATTGTTGTGGTGTGCGCAGCTTTAGGACATGAAGCAGCTTTTACAGGTCTGGAAACTTTAAAAATTAAAGAAACCGACCGTATTTTAGCTTTGCAGACCGAGCTGGCCAAAATGGGTGTAAAACTCATCGAAAATAACGAGGTATATCAACTGAATTGCAGCGGTAAGTTTATTCCGGAGCGTATGTTTATCAATACCTATCACGATCACCGTATGGCAATGGCATTTGCACCACTTGCTTTGGTCATTCCAGAACTGGAATTTGAGAACGGGCCGGTAGTTGATAAATCATATCCTGCTTTCTGGACCGACCTGGCCAAACTTGGCTTTGAAGTTCAGGAAATAGAAGCTTAA
- a CDS encoding chorismate mutase: MKLNLNIQPLHTWIKTGKEPLVIAGPCSAETEDQLVATAHLLAQTGRISALRAGIWKPRTRPGEFEGIGSIGLEWLKRAKEETGLPTAVEVATAKHVEEALKAGVDILWVGARSTVNPFTVQEIADALQGVDVPVMVKNPVNPDLSLWIGALERINNAGITKLAAIHRGFSSYEKSAFRNEPMWDIAIQLKTLAPELPLINDPSHISGNRDLIGYISQKALDLDMQGLMIESHIDPSVAWTDAKQQVTPAALADIIDHLALRKPEIRSAELNDKLAELRTQIDKIDDLVIQKIAERMQIAEKIGNYKKDNNITILQVGRWDEIVQKRTNYAKALKLSPEFTEKLLELLHSESIRRQTEIMNKNEAGQAAEKLSHA, encoded by the coding sequence ATGAAACTGAATTTAAACATACAGCCGCTTCATACCTGGATCAAAACCGGAAAAGAACCATTGGTAATTGCAGGCCCGTGCAGCGCCGAAACCGAAGATCAATTAGTGGCTACTGCTCATTTATTAGCTCAAACAGGTCGCATCTCTGCGTTGCGTGCAGGTATCTGGAAACCACGTACCCGTCCGGGTGAGTTTGAAGGTATCGGTAGCATAGGTTTGGAATGGCTTAAACGCGCCAAAGAAGAAACCGGATTACCTACTGCTGTTGAAGTGGCTACCGCTAAACACGTAGAGGAAGCTTTAAAAGCAGGTGTTGATATTTTATGGGTAGGCGCACGTTCAACCGTTAACCCTTTCACCGTGCAGGAAATTGCTGATGCTCTACAAGGGGTTGACGTACCAGTAATGGTTAAAAACCCGGTTAACCCTGATCTTTCTTTATGGATTGGTGCTTTGGAGCGTATCAATAATGCAGGTATTACTAAACTGGCCGCTATTCATCGTGGATTCTCGTCTTACGAAAAATCAGCTTTCCGTAATGAGCCAATGTGGGATATCGCTATCCAGTTAAAAACATTAGCACCAGAATTGCCTTTAATTAATGATCCAAGCCATATTTCAGGCAACCGCGACCTGATCGGTTACATTTCTCAAAAAGCATTAGACCTGGATATGCAAGGCTTAATGATCGAGTCGCACATTGATCCAAGCGTTGCCTGGACAGATGCCAAACAACAGGTTACTCCTGCTGCATTAGCTGACATTATTGATCACCTGGCTTTACGTAAACCAGAGATCCGCAGTGCCGAACTAAACGACAAACTTGCTGAACTACGTACCCAGATTGACAAAATTGACGACCTGGTTATCCAGAAAATTGCTGAGCGTATGCAAATTGCTGAGAAGATCGGTAACTACAAAAAAGATAACAATATTACCATTTTACAGGTGGGCCGTTGGGATGAGATTGTTCAAAAACGCACCAACTACGCAAAAGCATTAAAGTTAAGTCCGGAATTTACTGAGAAGTTATTGGAGCTTTTACACAGTGAGTCAATCCGCAGACAAACCGAGATCATGAATAAAAATGAAGCGGGGCAAGCAGCAGAAAAACTTTCCCACGCTTAA
- a CDS encoding prephenate dehydratase, which yields MKIERPRVAIQGIRASFHEEAALRYFGENAQTIECNSFKQTFETLKNREADYVVMAIENSIAGSILPNYTLLLDYGFPVVGEIYLPIQLHLMALPGVKFEDIKYVTSHPIALRQCVDFFDEYPHLKIVESNDTAACAKRIREEQLTDTVAIANALAAKLYGLDVLERRIESNKKNFTRFLILTHHDNVEKKISNKASLCFQVSNKVGALAKVLNIFAEEGVNMSKIQSMPILGKRNEYNFYVDIEWDEPKQYDVSIRQILKYTHNFNILGEYERHDDELTTTPKPQKNDRIRKYINIRRNV from the coding sequence ATGAAGATAGAAAGACCAAGAGTTGCAATCCAGGGAATAAGAGCTTCTTTTCACGAAGAAGCTGCTTTACGATATTTTGGAGAAAATGCTCAAACCATTGAATGCAACTCATTTAAGCAAACTTTTGAGACCCTAAAAAACAGGGAGGCAGATTATGTGGTAATGGCCATTGAAAACAGCATTGCCGGGAGTATATTGCCAAATTATACCCTATTGCTTGATTATGGTTTCCCGGTAGTGGGCGAAATCTATCTGCCCATTCAATTACATTTAATGGCACTACCAGGCGTAAAGTTTGAGGATATCAAATATGTGACCTCCCATCCTATCGCTTTACGCCAGTGTGTTGATTTTTTTGATGAATACCCACATCTTAAAATTGTAGAAAGTAATGATACCGCGGCTTGCGCCAAACGCATCAGAGAAGAACAATTAACGGATACTGTTGCTATAGCGAACGCACTTGCTGCTAAACTTTATGGACTTGATGTACTGGAGCGCCGGATAGAATCAAACAAAAAGAACTTTACCCGTTTCCTGATCCTTACCCACCACGATAACGTGGAAAAAAAGATCTCTAATAAAGCCTCACTTTGTTTTCAGGTTAGCAATAAAGTGGGAGCATTAGCTAAAGTGCTTAATATTTTTGCCGAAGAGGGTGTAAATATGAGCAAGATACAATCCATGCCTATTTTAGGTAAACGGAATGAATATAATTTTTACGTAGATATTGAATGGGATGAACCCAAACAATACGATGTATCTATAAGACAAATACTTAAATACACGCATAATTTTAACATACTTGGTGAATATGAAAGACATGACGATGAATTAACAACAACTCCTAAACCTCAAAAAAATGACCGGATAAGAAAGTATATCAATATCCGCAGAAATGTCTAA
- a CDS encoding sterol desaturase family protein, with the protein MSELDPRNKAALVLMGLLVVLTLVEMGLSYWENRKYYEKRDTFNNIYLTSLAVVTNLIVKASTFFMLSFAYQFRLFQIHNVYLYWFVLVIVQDFLYWVLHYTGHYCRLFWAMHVTHHSSEHFNLTTGFRSTVFEPFYRTFFYLPLALMGFTAIDILYAYLITQLYGNIVHTQYKVSLPKWYGWLFVTPAHHRVHHASNIPYLDKNMGMVLIIWDRLFGTFRDEDLPEPVKYGLTKQPEDMGPVNIIFHEWKALIHDVKIAPGFKNKLGYLLNPPGWSHDGSSQTARVLQREYEIQHITHADEQKHSA; encoded by the coding sequence ATGTCTGAGTTAGATCCCCGGAATAAGGCCGCGCTGGTACTGATGGGCTTGCTGGTTGTATTAACCCTTGTTGAAATGGGCTTAAGCTACTGGGAAAATCGTAAGTACTATGAAAAACGCGATACCTTTAATAATATTTATCTTACATCGCTAGCGGTAGTTACCAATCTTATAGTTAAAGCCAGTACTTTTTTTATGCTGAGTTTTGCCTATCAGTTCAGGCTTTTTCAAATACATAACGTCTATTTGTATTGGTTTGTGCTGGTTATAGTACAGGACTTTTTATACTGGGTGTTACACTACACGGGGCATTATTGCAGGCTCTTTTGGGCAATGCATGTAACACATCATTCTTCTGAGCATTTTAATTTAACCACAGGTTTCCGGTCAACAGTTTTCGAACCGTTTTACCGAACGTTTTTTTATCTGCCGCTGGCATTGATGGGGTTTACCGCCATTGATATCTTGTATGCCTACCTCATTACCCAACTTTACGGTAATATAGTACATACGCAGTATAAAGTATCGTTGCCTAAATGGTATGGGTGGCTATTTGTAACGCCGGCACACCATCGGGTACATCATGCCTCGAACATCCCCTATCTGGATAAAAATATGGGGATGGTACTCATTATATGGGACAGGCTTTTTGGCACCTTCAGAGATGAGGATCTGCCGGAGCCGGTTAAATACGGCCTCACCAAACAACCCGAAGATATGGGGCCGGTGAATATTATCTTTCATGAGTGGAAAGCGTTGATCCATGATGTTAAAATTGCGCCCGGTTTTAAAAACAAGCTAGGATATCTATTAAACCCGCCAGGATGGAGCCATGATGGTAGTTCACAAACTGCCCGTGTACTGCAAAGGGAATACGAAATACAACATATTACCCATGCAGATGAGCAAAAACATTCTGCCTGA
- the aroB gene encoding 3-dehydroquinate synthase, with the protein MDTIQSDNYPIYFNNSVDELVNFVKKGAYSKFFILTDENTGVHCLPLVKNKLDELGDYDLIEINAGEESKDIDFCIGVWKMLIDFGADRKSLMINLGGGVVTDLGGFAASTFKRGIDFVHVPTTLLSQVDASVGGKTGIDIDSIKNIVGTFTQPKAVFIEYNFLKTLPPRQILSGLAEMLKHGLIADAAYWEELKSSDLKEPSVQLVYRSVEIKNVITIEDPTEKGIRKALNFGHTIGHAVETNSLINDADPLSHGEAIAIGMICESYLAHKKTGLSSTELSEITSVFGSLYPRYTIKEDSFDTLFAIMQKDKKNQDNKINCTLLNKIGECNIDNICTEAELRESLMYYINL; encoded by the coding sequence ATGGATACTATTCAAAGCGACAATTACCCTATATATTTTAATAATAGCGTTGACGAACTGGTCAATTTTGTAAAAAAAGGAGCCTATTCCAAATTCTTTATTTTAACTGACGAGAACACTGGTGTTCATTGTTTGCCACTTGTAAAAAATAAATTGGACGAGCTGGGTGATTATGACCTTATCGAGATAAACGCCGGCGAAGAAAGCAAGGACATTGATTTTTGCATCGGCGTATGGAAAATGCTGATAGATTTTGGCGCCGACCGTAAAAGTTTGATGATAAACCTGGGTGGTGGCGTTGTGACCGACTTGGGAGGCTTTGCAGCTTCGACATTTAAAAGAGGGATTGATTTTGTACATGTACCTACTACCCTGCTATCACAGGTAGATGCTTCCGTAGGTGGCAAAACAGGTATCGATATTGATAGCATCAAAAACATCGTAGGTACGTTTACACAGCCAAAGGCTGTATTTATTGAGTATAACTTTTTAAAAACCCTTCCACCAAGACAAATACTTTCGGGCCTTGCTGAGATGCTTAAACACGGACTGATAGCTGATGCGGCTTATTGGGAAGAGCTTAAATCAAGTGATTTAAAAGAGCCATCGGTTCAGCTGGTTTATCGTTCTGTAGAAATAAAAAATGTGATCACTATCGAAGATCCTACAGAAAAAGGTATCCGCAAAGCTTTAAATTTTGGTCACACTATTGGTCATGCCGTTGAAACCAATTCATTGATCAATGATGCAGACCCATTATCACATGGCGAAGCTATCGCTATCGGCATGATCTGCGAATCATATCTCGCCCATAAAAAAACCGGCTTAAGCTCAACTGAGTTAAGTGAGATAACCAGCGTTTTCGGTTCCCTTTATCCAAGATATACGATCAAGGAGGATAGCTTTGATACTTTATTTGCTATCATGCAAAAGGACAAAAAGAACCAGGATAATAAAATAAATTGCACACTGCTGAATAAAATCGGGGAATGCAATATTGATAATATCTGCACAGAAGCCGAACTTCGTGAAAGTTTAATGTATTACATTAATTTGTAA
- a CDS encoding RNA-binding S4 domain-containing protein — protein MTEFKLTGDYIPMIQLLKATHLVSTGGEAQIVVSEGEVKYNGEVDYRKRLKVKRGDTVEFRGNKILVI, from the coding sequence ATGACAGAATTTAAATTAACAGGCGATTATATTCCCATGATACAACTGCTAAAAGCTACCCACCTGGTATCAACCGGCGGGGAGGCACAAATAGTTGTAAGTGAGGGAGAAGTAAAATATAATGGTGAGGTTGATTACCGAAAACGCCTTAAAGTTAAACGCGGAGATACTGTTGAATTTAGGGGAAATAAAATCCTGGTGATATGA